The Raphanus sativus cultivar WK10039 chromosome 2, ASM80110v3, whole genome shotgun sequence genome includes a region encoding these proteins:
- the LOC108824661 gene encoding nuclear transcription factor Y subunit A-3 isoform X1 — protein sequence MNKKDSTLPYLNTSISWGAVPTEPLSLKVVDARPEHTTKQISFQDQDSSSTQSTCQSYTDVASSGDDIPSRQISFLTKSGSEETQQKGFATTHPKPSSMTGLPSIHFAPTHANFTFHYGDPHFGGGVLAATYLPQVPTCNPQMVGMVPGRVPLPVEITETEPVFVNAKQYHAIMRRRQQRAKLEAQNKLIKARKPYLHESRHVHALKRPRGSGGRFLNTKKPLQESQQAAAAKEQEESKKANMSRFEAHMLQHNKDRSSTTSGSDITSASDGVDIFGHTGFQFSGFQTTQTNRAMLVNGHQSNDMHGGGDLHHFSVHI from the exons ATGAATAAGAAAGATTCAACTTTGCCGTACCTTAACACTAGCATCTCATGGGGAGCGGTTCCAACCGAACCACTTAGCTTGAAAGTGGTGGATGCAAGGCCTGAACATACCACAAAGCAAATCAGTTTCCAGGACCAGGACTCATCTTCAACTCAGTCCACTTGTCAGTCTTACACTGATGTTGCTAGCAGTGGGGATGATATTCCTTCCAGACAAATCTCCTTTTTAACAAAATCAG GATCTGAAGAAACTCAGCAGAAGGGATTTGCAACTACTCATCCTAAACCAAGCTCCATGACCGGACTTCCGAGTATACACTTTGCTCCTACGCATGCTAATTTCACTTTTCACTATGGTGATCCACATTTTGGTGGTGGTGTGTTAGCTGCAACTTATCTTCCACAGGTACCA ACGTGCAACCCCCAAATGGTGGGTATGGTTCCTGGTCGAGTTCCTCTACCAGTGGAGATCACAGAAACTGAGCCAGTCTTTGTCAATGCGAAGCAGTACCACGCAATCATGAGGAGAAGACAGCAACGTGCCAAGCTTGAGGCTCAGAACAAGTTAATCAAAGCCAGGaag CCGTATCTTCATGAATCTCGACATGTTCATGCTCTTAAAAGGCCAAGAGGATCCGGTGGAAGATTCCTAAACACCAAGAAACCTCTCCAAGAATCCCAACAGGCTGCTGCTGctaaagaacaagaagaaagcAAAAAGGCAAACATGTCTAGATTTGAAGCTCATATGCTGCAACATAACAAAGACCGTAGCTCAACCACCTCTGGATCAGACATCACATCTGCTTCCGACGGTGTTGATATCTTTGGACACACCGGATTCCAGTTTTCAGGTTTCCAAACAACTCAGACTAACCGAGCCATGCTTGTTAATGGTCATCAATCCAATGACATGCATGGAGGTGGGGACTTGCACCATTTCTCTGTCCATATCTGA
- the LOC108824661 gene encoding nuclear transcription factor Y subunit A-3 isoform X2: MNKKDSTLPYLNTSISWGAVPTEPLSLKVVDARPEHTTKQISFQDQDSSSTQSTCQSYTDVASSGDDIPSRQISFLTKSGSEETQQKGFATTHPKPSSMTGLPSIHFAPTHANFTFHYGDPHFGGGVLAATYLPQTCNPQMVGMVPGRVPLPVEITETEPVFVNAKQYHAIMRRRQQRAKLEAQNKLIKARKPYLHESRHVHALKRPRGSGGRFLNTKKPLQESQQAAAAKEQEESKKANMSRFEAHMLQHNKDRSSTTSGSDITSASDGVDIFGHTGFQFSGFQTTQTNRAMLVNGHQSNDMHGGGDLHHFSVHI, translated from the exons ATGAATAAGAAAGATTCAACTTTGCCGTACCTTAACACTAGCATCTCATGGGGAGCGGTTCCAACCGAACCACTTAGCTTGAAAGTGGTGGATGCAAGGCCTGAACATACCACAAAGCAAATCAGTTTCCAGGACCAGGACTCATCTTCAACTCAGTCCACTTGTCAGTCTTACACTGATGTTGCTAGCAGTGGGGATGATATTCCTTCCAGACAAATCTCCTTTTTAACAAAATCAG GATCTGAAGAAACTCAGCAGAAGGGATTTGCAACTACTCATCCTAAACCAAGCTCCATGACCGGACTTCCGAGTATACACTTTGCTCCTACGCATGCTAATTTCACTTTTCACTATGGTGATCCACATTTTGGTGGTGGTGTGTTAGCTGCAACTTATCTTCCACAG ACGTGCAACCCCCAAATGGTGGGTATGGTTCCTGGTCGAGTTCCTCTACCAGTGGAGATCACAGAAACTGAGCCAGTCTTTGTCAATGCGAAGCAGTACCACGCAATCATGAGGAGAAGACAGCAACGTGCCAAGCTTGAGGCTCAGAACAAGTTAATCAAAGCCAGGaag CCGTATCTTCATGAATCTCGACATGTTCATGCTCTTAAAAGGCCAAGAGGATCCGGTGGAAGATTCCTAAACACCAAGAAACCTCTCCAAGAATCCCAACAGGCTGCTGCTGctaaagaacaagaagaaagcAAAAAGGCAAACATGTCTAGATTTGAAGCTCATATGCTGCAACATAACAAAGACCGTAGCTCAACCACCTCTGGATCAGACATCACATCTGCTTCCGACGGTGTTGATATCTTTGGACACACCGGATTCCAGTTTTCAGGTTTCCAAACAACTCAGACTAACCGAGCCATGCTTGTTAATGGTCATCAATCCAATGACATGCATGGAGGTGGGGACTTGCACCATTTCTCTGTCCATATCTGA
- the LOC108820002 gene encoding threonine synthase 2, chloroplastic, whose product MVSFSLIHSATYFPSHSEPHSPSSFTVRCTSPTTPPPAAPPHKQRRSDENIRDEARRRPQLQNLSARYVPFDAPPLSTESYSLDEIVYRSQSGGLLDVQHDFAALKRYDGAFWRNLFDSRVGKTTWPYGSGVWSKKEWVLPEIDDDDIVSAFEGNSNLFWAERFGKEYLQMNDLWVKHCGISHTGSFKDLGMTVLVSQVNRLRKMNKPVVGVGCASTGDTSAALSAYCAAAGIPSIVFLPSDKISTAQLVQPIANGAFVLSLDTDFDGCMHLIREVTAELPIYLANSLNSLRLEGQKTAAIEILQQFNWEVPDWVIVPGGNLGNVYAFYKGFHMCKELGLVDRIPRLVCAQAANANPLYLHYKSGFGKDFNPMKAEATFASAIQIGDPVSIDRAVYALKMSDGIVEEATEEELMDATALADSTGMFICPHTGVALTALMKLRESGVIEANDRTVVVSTAHGLKFTQSKIEYHSRNIQEMACRLANPPVKVKAEFGSVMDVLKEYLKNNESKW is encoded by the exons ATGGTTTCCTTCTCTCTCATCCACTCTGCCACCTACTTTCCTTCCCACTCTGAACCTCACTCCCCCTCCTCATTCACAGTTCGATGCACCTCCCCAACCACTCCCCCTCCCGCAGCTCCGCCGCATAAGCAACGCCGCTCCGATGAGAACATCCGCGACGAGGCTCGCCGCCGTCCCCAGCTCCAAAACCTCTCCGCTCGCTACGTCCCCTTCGACGCTCCACCGCTCTCCACCGAGTCCTACTCCCTCGACGAGATCGTCTACCGCTCCCAGTCCGGCGGCCTCCTCGACGTCCAGCACGACTTCGCCGCCCTGAAACGCTACGACGGAGCGTTCTGGCGAAACCTCTTCGACTCGCGCGTCGGTAAAACCACCTGGCCGTACGGGTCAGGCGTGTGGTCCAAGAAAGAGTGGGTTCTCCCCGAGATCGACGACGACGACATCGTCTCGGCCTTCGAAGGGAACTCGAACCTCTTCTGGGCCGAGAGGTTTGGGAAAGAGTACCTCCAGATGAACGATCTATGGGTGAAGCACTGTGGTATCAGCCACACGGGCTCGTTCAAAGATCTTGGCATGACGGTTCTTGTTTCTCAG GTGAACCGCCTCCGGAAAATGAACAAACCAGTAGTCGGAGTCGGATGCGCCTCCACCGGAGACACATCCGCCGCGCTCTCCGCTTACTGCGCCGCCGCAGGCATCCCCTCCATCGTCTTCTTACCGTCAGACAAAATCTCCACGGCTCAGCTCGTGCAACCCATCGCAAACGGAGCGTTCGTGCTGAGCCTCGACACAGACTTCGACGGGTGCATGCATCTCATCCGAGAAGTCACCGCCGAGCTCCCTATCTACCTAGCCAACTCTCTCAACAGCCTCCGTCTCGAAGGTCAAAAGACCGCGGCGATCGAGATCTTGCAGCAGTTCAACTGGGAAGTCCCCGACTGGGTCATCGTCCCAGGAGGGAACCTCGGTAACGTCTACGCGTTTTACAAAGGGTTCCACATGTGTAAAGAGCTAGGGCTTGTTGACAGGATCCCTAGGCTCGTGTGTGCTCAAGCTGCTAACGCGAACCCGCTTTACTTGCATTACAAGTCAGGGTTTGGTAAAGACTTTAACCCGATGAAAGCAGAGGCAACGTTTGCTTCCGCGATACAGATCGGTGATCCTGTTTCTATAGATAGAGCTGTGTATGCTTTGAAGATGTCTGATGGGATTGTTGAGGAAGCTACGGAAGAGGAGCTGATGGATGCGACGGCTCTTGCTGATTCGACTGGTATGTTTATATGTCCGCACACGGGTGTTGCGTTGACGGCTCTGATGAAGCTGAGGGAGAGTGGAGTTATAGAGGCTAATGATCGGACGGTTGTGGTGAGTACAGCTCATGGCTTGAAGTTTACGCAGAGTAAGATTGAGTATCATTCAAGGAACATACAAGAGATGGCTTGTAGGTTGGCGAACCCACCGGTTAAGGTTAAAGCAGAGTTTGGTTCGGTTATGGATGTTCTTAAGGAGTATCTTAAGAACAATGAATCTAAGTGGTGA